CATGATATTGATAGCCATAGGGGATGGAATTAAGATGGATTCACATCCAGTCATGCCAAATcattccaaatccttgaaaaTTTAGAGCAACATCAAACTAAACTGAGAAGAATGAAAGAATAGTGGAACAAGAAGTTTGTACTACCACCTATCTTGTATCCTAATCCTGAGCAGGTGATGCCATTGCGCCACCATCATCTCCGGAGCTAGTCGTCCCCGTCTCCGGTCTAATCTCCTCCAGCTGCTGGAGTATCTGGTGCGCCTCCGGCCTCGCCGAGGGCGTGGGGTCGACGCAATGCAACGCCAGCTTGAGCGTGTTGAGCAGCTCGTCCCCAATGACCGATGCGTCCCTCATCAGCTCCAAGTCGAAAACCTCGTTGGTCCACTCCTCCTTCACGATGGACGCCACCCACTGCGGCAGATCCACCCCCTCCCCGGCCCCTGGCGACTTCCCCGTGAGAAGCTCCAGCATGATCACGCCAAGGCTGTAGACGTCGCTCTTGGTGCTCGCCTTCTTCAGCTTCGAGAGCTCGGGCGCCCTGTACCCGAGCGCCCCTGCTGTCGCGATCACATTCGCGTTCGCAGCTGCTGTCATCAGGCGGGAGAGGCCGTAGTCCGCGATCTTGGCGTTGGCGTGCTCGTCTAACAGGACGTTGCTCGATGTCAGGTTCCCGTGGTTGATGCTGACGTTCGTGTGGAGGTACAGCAGCCCCCTCGTCATCCCCTTAGCGATCTTCATCCTCGTCGCCCAATCAATCGGCGTGTCAGGCGCACGAGCtgcaatttaaattaatcaacatACACATAATAAGACTATATGATCAGCAAATTAGTTGGGATGTGCATCGACGACGAACCCTACCGTGAAGGAAAGTAGCAAGGCTGCCTTTAGGCATGTAGTCAAAAACGAGCAATTTCTCCCCCTTTGGGCCTAAATAGTAAGCTCTGAGAGCTAACAGATTTGGGTGCCTAATCTTCCCCAATGCATTCACCTCAATCTCGAATTCCCTTTGCCCCTTTGTGATCTTCTCTCTGAGTCTCTTGACAGCGACTTGAATGCCGTCTTCCATGGTAGCTTTGTACACTGTTCCGTAGGTGCTCTTGCCCATGATCTCCGCAGTCGCGCAGAGAAGATCATCGGCGCCGAACACCATCGGCCCGTCGAAGTGCACGAGCTTCCCTCCCGTCTCTCCGCCGCTCCCTTCCACTTCCGCGGCAGTCGGGGGTACGCCtttctccgccgccgccgtgcCCCTTCTTCCGCCTTCCTTGCCTTGTCTctccattttccttttcctcaACAAGCAGCAGAGGAGAACGAAGCAAGTAATTAGCAGGATTACCAGCAACGCCCCTGCCGCGACCAGGATAATGTCTTTGCTACTCAGTTTACGACGTCGTTTCTTAGAAGCAGGCGGCGGAGGAGCTTGCGAAGGCGGCGGAACACACGCGGCCGAGCCAGTGTAGCCGCAGAGCTCGAGATTGCCGACGAATGCAGATGAATCGAATTTCTGAGCAAGCTTCGGCGGAACAAAACCGGATAGATTGTTGTACGAGACATTGAAGGAATTGAGATTGGGCAAATCCGATAGAGAATTAGGGATTTGGCCAGTGAAAGCGTTGTGAGACAACCCAAGCTCCCTCAACGAAGACAGATTCCCAATCGCAGCCGGAATTTCTCCGGTGAACCGATTGTAGCTCAAGCTAAGAACCGACAAGTTGCTGAAACGGAATAGATTGCTAGGCAAGGTTCCAGTGAAGAAATTGTGATCAAGCGTCAGCGATTGAAGCTGAAACGCAGAGAAACCGGGAATGTCTCCGGTGAGATTGTTGCTGTGGAGAGCGAGGAATACAAGCGATGGAGAGCGACTAAATGTGAGTGGCACAGAGCCAGACAAGGAATTGTAGCTGAGATTGAGGCGAAAGAGCTTAGTCGAGTTGACGAGAGTAGGCGGCAAGGGGCCAGACAATGAATTGTTAGCCAAATCAATCGTCTGGAGAAGGGGGCAGAATCCGAGAGAAGGCGGGATTGAGCCGGAAAATCTGTTGTTGAAGAGCTGAAGGCCTCTGAGATTGGGCAGGAAGCCGAGCGAGGGCGGGATCTGGCCGCCGATGAGGTTGTCGTGGAGGCTGAGCTTCCGGAGAGCTTGAAATTGGGAGATTTTTTGGGTGATTCTGCCGCCGAGGCCGCGCCAGGGCAGCTGGATGACAATGACCTGGCCCTGGGCGCACTTGATGCCGGCCCAGGCGCCAGAGCAGGCGCCGTAGCCGGAGTCGTTCCAGCTTCGCAAGAAGCCGTTTGGGTCGACGAGTTCGTGTTTGAAGGCTTGGAGAGCTTGGAGGTCTTCCTGCGTCACAATCACGCCGTCCCAAGGGTCGGTT
The nucleotide sequence above comes from Salvia hispanica cultivar TCC Black 2014 chromosome 5, UniMelb_Shisp_WGS_1.0, whole genome shotgun sequence. Encoded proteins:
- the LOC125186570 gene encoding probable leucine-rich repeat receptor-like protein kinase IMK3; translated protein: MKKKKASILLLISLTFFLSYANSTDPWDGVIVTQEDLQALQAFKHELVDPNGFLRSWNDSGYGACSGAWAGIKCAQGQVIVIQLPWRGLGGRITQKISQFQALRKLSLHDNLIGGQIPPSLGFLPNLRGLQLFNNRFSGSIPPSLGFCPLLQTIDLANNSLSGPLPPTLVNSTKLFRLNLSYNSLSGSVPLTFSRSPSLVFLALHSNNLTGDIPGFSAFQLQSLTLDHNFFTGTLPSNLFRFSNLSVLSLSYNRFTGEIPAAIGNLSSLRELGLSHNAFTGQIPNSLSDLPNLNSFNVSYNNLSGFVPPKLAQKFDSSAFVGNLELCGYTGSAACVPPPSQAPPPPASKKRRRKLSSKDIILVAAGALLVILLITCFVLLCCLLRKRKMERQGKEGGRRGTAAAEKGVPPTAAEVEGSGGETGGKLVHFDGPMVFGADDLLCATAEIMGKSTYGTVYKATMEDGIQVAVKRLREKITKGQREFEIEVNALGKIRHPNLLALRAYYLGPKGEKLLVFDYMPKGSLATFLHARAPDTPIDWATRMKIAKGMTRGLLYLHTNVSINHGNLTSSNVLLDEHANAKIADYGLSRLMTAAANANVIATAGALGYRAPELSKLKKASTKSDVYSLGVIMLELLTGKSPGAGEGVDLPQWVASIVKEEWTNEVFDLELMRDASVIGDELLNTLKLALHCVDPTPSARPEAHQILQQLEEIRPETGTTSSGDDGGAMASPAQD